In one Brassica oleracea var. oleracea cultivar TO1000 chromosome C9, BOL, whole genome shotgun sequence genomic region, the following are encoded:
- the LOC106315199 gene encoding uncharacterized protein LOC106315199, with translation MESTGKSSISTDRKNSEKTVVSSAEKTVASSASVKPNGSSISTDRNDRKASKKTVASSVTAKPSGKSPVSSTNPMNPNTVTALSSAHANQVMFFRDVSLGPREAELRFRLIHLWETRNINTKTLIGQEMLLIDQEGTVIQGFVPAGRVGTFDLVAGSVYNLSKFFGSRSKDKYRVADHVATVSFSWNTSLAVVENPPVLIPEDRFRFHNYEEFKANCDSRGDLYDYIGHMKLVNGGPVMKLYLWDKAAADFCQKFKSYGNTPSILLVTTVNPKHLGGTLALTSMSSSRVFMNADLNSNSDIANRIAAEVVTKPESVTLEELFSYIKQDSSKVAWFECMATIDDVVQGSAWYYISCGGCNSKAVKGPTSLICNNTKCVKTEVTGVLQYLTKISVYDKTEQAVFVIHADAGKELTGKHASELVANYFEANDGVGADHCVPVPQALLDTIGQTRKFIVKVSDHNLTGKTQTITVTKIFPPEAPLPSTVGVGSGSSGSSGDTAGDKARKAAEILEADEAKRSKSG, from the exons ATGGAATCCACCGGCAAATCTTCGATCTCCACTGACCGCAAGAACAGCGAGAAGACCGTCGTCTCCTCTGC CGAGAAGACTGTTGCCTCCTCCGCGTCTGTGAAACCAAATGGATCTTCGATCTCCACCGACCGCAACGATCGCAAAGCCAGCAAGAAGACCGTCGCCTCCTCTGTGACTGCGAAACCAAGCGGGAAGTCTCCTGTTTCGTCTACCAATCCGATGAACCCAAACACTGTTACCGCTCTGTCCTCCGCGCATGCAAACCAAGTGATGTTCTTCAGAGATGTTTCACTCGGCCCACGCGAAGCCGAGTTGAGGTTTCGTCTGATTCACTTATGGGAGACTCGAAATATAAACACGAAAACCTTGATTGGACAAGAGATGCTCCTTATCGACCAAGAG GGTACCGTTATTCAGGGTTTTGTCCCAGCCGGACGTGTTGGGACATTTGATCTGGTAGCTGGTTCTGTCTATAACCTGAGCAAATTTTTTGGATCCAGAAGCAAAGATAAGTATCGGGTTGCTGATCATGTCGCCACCGTATCGTTTTCTTGGAATACTTCTTTGGCGGTGGTTGAGAACCCTCCGGTTTTGATTCCAGAAGATAGGTTCAGGTTCCACAACTATGAGGAGTTTAAGGCCAATTGCGACTCCAGGGGTGATCTTTATG ATTACATTGGCCACATGAAGCTGGTGAATGG CGGACCGGTGATGAAGCTTTATCTGTGGGACAAAGCTGCAGCCGATTTCTGCCAGAAATTCAAGTCGTATGGAAACACCCCAAGCATTCTTTTGGTTACCACCGTGAACCCTAAACACCTTGGAG GCACCCTTGCTCTCACTTCTATGTCATCGTCTCGGGTGTTTATGAATGCCGAT TTGAATTCCAACTCTGATATTGCTAATAGGATTGCAGCTGAGGTAGTCACTAAGCCTGAGTCAGTGACTCTTGAAGAGCTATTCTCTTACATCAAGCAAGACTCTTCTAAG GTTGCTTGGTTTGAGTGCATGGCGACTATAGATGATGTTGTCCAGGGTTCTGCATGGTATTACATCTCCTGCGGTGGATGTAATAGCAAGGCGGTCAAAGGGCCTACTTCTTTGATTTGCAACAACACGAAGTGCGTGAAGACTGAAGTCACAGGCGTACTTCA GTACCTCACGAAGATATCTGTGTATGATAAGACTGAGCAAGCAGTTTTTGTCATTCATGCTGATGCTGGAAAGGAGCTGACCGGTAAACATGCATCAGAGTTGGTTGCTAATTACTTTGAG GCTAATGATGGAGTAGGAGCTGATCACTGCGTGCCTGTTCCGCAAGCTTTACTTGATACAATAGGGCAGACACGCAAGTTTATTGTGAAGGTCTCGGATCATAATCTGACTGGCAAGACTCAGACCATAACCGTCACCAAGATATTCCCACCAGAAGCCCCACTGCCGTCGACTGTAGGTGTTGGGTCTGGTTCTTCAGGAAGCTCTGGAGATACTGCAGGTGATAAGGCTAGAAAAGCCGCTGAGATCCTTGAGGCAGATGAAGCAAAACGTTCCAAGAGTGGCTAA